A stretch of Pempheris klunzingeri isolate RE-2024b chromosome 19, fPemKlu1.hap1, whole genome shotgun sequence DNA encodes these proteins:
- the f2rl1.2 gene encoding coagulation factor II (thrombin) receptor-like 1, tandem duplicate 2: MDFTRLLSLLLIFCCVSAADAAGKGRGFIGVKDPTNSAQVIVDQAAADTLRSPLTTVFIPIVYIIVFAVGLPANGMAIWVFLFRTKKKHPSSIYMANLALADLLFVIWTPLKISYHFNGNNWIYGEPLCKVLVSFFYGNMYCSILFITCLSVQRYWVVAHPLSQQRRNNKVAVGVCVAIWAFIWLTTTPLYLYDHTAKLKDPNITTCHDVNIITDPVNPFPSVQLPYYYFIFMGMVVFLVPCVVIVVAYVLLLRALGNTMEDSTAAKNRQKAVVLIVTVLVTFLVCFIPSNIMLVLHYSLLKDGMVNNGYSFYISTLCLASLNSCLDPFIYYFVSEDFRNHVKNTLLCRSSRTVERMRVSFSSMKYSRKSKSYVSESGNTQSSTC, encoded by the exons atggatTTTACTCGTTTATTGTCGCTGCTGCTAattttctgctgtgtttctgccgCTGATGCCGCAG GTAAAGGACGAGGCTTCATTGGGGTTAAAGACCCTACAAACTCAGCACAGGTTATCGTGGACCAGGCAGCAGCCGACACACTGAGGAGTCCCCTCACCACCGTCTTCATCCCAATCGTCTACATCATCGTGTTCGCGGTGGGACTTCCTGCCAACGGGATGGCCATCTGGGTCTTTCTCTTCAGGACCAAGAAGAAGCACCCGTCCTCGATCTACATGGCCAACCTGGCTCTGGCCGACCTGCTGTTCGTCATCTGGACGCCGCTAAAAATTTCCTACCATTTCAACGGCAACAACTGGATCTACGGAGAGCCGCTGTGCAAAGTGCTGGTGAGCTTCTTCTACGGAAACATGTACTGCTCCATTCTTTTCATCACCTGCCTCAGTGTGCAGAGGTACTGGGTCGTGGCTCACCCTCTGTcccagcagaggaggaacaACAAAGTGGCTGTTGGCGTCTGCGTGGCCATCTGGGCGTTCATCTGGCTCACCACCACGCCCCTGTACCTGTACGACCACACCGCCAAGCTCAAAGACCCCAACATAACCACCTGCCACGACGTCAACATCATAACCGACCCCGTCAATCCGTTCCCCTCCGTCCAGCTCCCCTACTACTACTTCATCTTCATGGGAATGGTCGTGTTCCTCGTCCCCTGTGTGGTGATCGTGGTGGCCTACGTTCTGTTACTCAGGGCTCTGGGGAACACCATGGAGGACAGCACGGCGGCAAAGAACCGCCAGAAAGCCGTGGTGTTGATCGTGACTGTCCTGGTCACCTTCCTGGTGTGTTTCATCCCCAGTAACATCATGCTGGTGCTGCATTATTCTCTCCTGAAGGATGGAATGGTGAATAACGGTTATAGCTTCTACATCTCCACACTGTGTCTGGCCAGCCTCAACAGCTGCCTGGACCCGTTTATCTACTACTTTGTGTCCGAGGACTTCAGAAACCACGTGAAGAACACGCTGCTGTGCCGGAGCAGCAGGACTGTGGAGCGGATGAGGGTTTCATTCAGCTCCATGAAATACTCCAGGAAGAGCAAGTCGTACGTATCAGAAAGTGGGAACACACAGAGCAGTACCTGCTAA